One genomic region from Bacillus aquiflavi encodes:
- a CDS encoding helix-turn-helix domain-containing protein: protein MPEYKMKMNYYNKKWEIYRVYQIDQVRYRQHHGYYNSLHEAERKANQLNAIHEGLKQEQSKSKHSNLAEQIGHKILIDVKQHGLSIRQIAEKYNISYATARKIRKKVIEDAN from the coding sequence ATGCCTGAATATAAAATGAAAATGAACTACTACAACAAAAAATGGGAAATATACCGAGTCTATCAAATAGACCAAGTAAGATACCGCCAACATCATGGATATTATAATTCATTACATGAAGCGGAACGGAAAGCCAACCAATTAAATGCAATCCATGAAGGATTGAAACAAGAACAATCAAAATCAAAACATTCAAATTTAGCTGAACAAATAGGCCACAAAATATTAATTGATGTAAAACAACATGGATTATCCATTCGACAAATAGCTGAAAAATACAATATTTCATATGCAACAGCACGAAAGATAAGGAAAAAGGTAATTGAAGATGCCAATTAA